The genomic segment GGATCAGCTCCGTTCCTTTGCCTCGGAGGTGACGCGCGTCGCCAAGCAGGTAGGAACGGAGGGCAAGCTGGGCGCCCAGGCCGAGGTGCCCGGAGTGGCCGGCACCTGGAAGGACCTCACCGACAACGTCAACGTGCTGGCCGGCAACCTGACCCAGCAGGTGCGGAACATCGCCAAGGTGACGACGGCGGTGGCGAACGGCGATCTGTCGCAGAAGATCTCCGTCGAGGCCCGCGGCGAGATCCTCGAGCTGAAGGACACCATCAACACCATGGTCGACCAGCTGCGCAGCTTCGCCAGCGAGGTCACCCGCGTCGCCCGCGAGGTCGGCACCGACGGCAAGCTGGGCGGCCAGGCCGACGTCCGCGGCGTGTCCGGCGTCTGGAAGGACCTCACCGACAACGTGAACTTCATGGCGGCGAATCTGACCTCGCAGGTCCGCAACATCGCCAAGGTCACTACCGCCGTCGCCAACGGAGACCTGTCGCAGAAGATCACCGTCGACGTGAAGGGCGAGGTGCTGGAGCTGAAGGCAACCATCAACACGATGGTCGATCAGCTCAACGCGTTCGCCGCGGAAGTCACCCGCGTGGCCCGCGAGGTCGGCACGGAAGGAAAGCTGGGCGGACAGGCGGAAGTCCCCGGAGTGGCGGGCGTGTGGAAGGCGCTCACCGACAACGTGAACTTCATGGCCCGCAACCTCACCGCCCAGGTGCGCGGCATCAGCAAGGTCGTCACCGCGGTGGCGAACGGCGATCTCTCCCAGAAGCTGACCGTGGACGCCAAGGGGGAGGTAGCCGCGCTCGCCGAGACCATCAACGCGATGACCGACACGCTGTCGACCTTCGGCGTGCAGGTGAGCGGGGTGGCGCGCGAGGTCGGCATCGAAGGCCAGCTGGGCGGCCAGGCGAAGGTCCCGAACGCGACGGGCACCTGGCGCCAGCTCACCGACAACGTGAACCAGCTGGCGGCCTCGCTGACTACGCAGATCCGCGCCATCTCCGAGGTGGCGACCGCGGTGACCAAGGGCGACCTGACTCGTGCCATCACCGTCGGCGCCGAAGGCGAAGTGGCGAAGCTGAAGGACAACATCAACCAGATGATCGTCAACCTGCGTGAGACCACGCAGAAGAACCAGGAACAGGACTGGCTGAAGACGAACCTGGCGAAGTTCAGCTCGATGATGCAGGGCCAGAAGAACCTGGACACCGTCTCGCGGCTGATCATGTCCCAGCTCACGCCGCTGGTCAGCGCGCATCACGGTGCGTTCTTCATGGTCGATCAGGACGGCGCCGCTCCGGTGCTCAAGCTGGTCGCGACCTACGCGTACAAGGAGCGCAAGAGCGTGGCCAACCGCTTCCGCGTCGGCGAAGGCCTGGTGGGCCAGTGCGCGCTGGAGAAGAAGCCCATCCTGCTCACCCGCGTCCCCGCCGACTACATCCAGATCAGCTCGGGCCTGGGAGAGGCGCCACCGCTGAACATCATCGTCCTGCCGGTCCTCTTCGAGGGCGAGGTGAAGGCGGTGATCGAGCTGGCGTCGTTCAACCCGTTCGGCGCCATCCACCAGATCTTCCTCGACCAGCTCACCGAGTCGATCGGCGTCGTGCTCAACATGATCGGCGCGAACATGAGGACGGAAGAGCTGCTGCAGCAGTCGCAGGGCCTGACGCAGGAGCTGCAGACGCAGTCGAAAGAGCTCACCATCCAGCAGGAAGAGCTGAAGCGGAGCAACTCGGCGCTGGGGAAGCAGGCGCTGGAGCTGGAAGAGAAAGCCAAGCAGCTCGAGGAGCAGAACGCGAACATCGAGGTGAAGAACCGCGAGGTCGAGCTGGCCCGCGCCAGCCTCGAGGAGAAGGCGGAGCAGCTCTCGCTGATCTCGAAGTACAAGAGCGAGTTCCTGGCGAACATGAGCCACGAGCTGCGCACGCCGCTCAACTCGCTGTTGATCCTCGCCAAGCTGCTCGCCGACAACAAGGACGCAAACCTCTCCGAGAAGCAGGTCGAGTACGCGAAGACCATCTATGCCAGCGGCGGCGACCTGCTCACGCTGATCAACGAGATCCTCGATCTGTCCAAGGTCGAAGCCGGCAAGATGCAGATCGAGCCGCGGGACATCGCGCTGACCGACCTGCGCGACTACTTCGAGCGGACGTTCCGCCCGGTGGCGGAGCAGAAGGGTCTGCGCTTCGAGGTGGAGATCGCCGCCGGCATTCCCACCTCCATCCGGACCGATCCGCAGCGCCTGCAGCAGGTCCTCAAGAACCTGCTGGCGAACGCGTTCAAGTTCACGGACCAGGGCAAGGTCCGGCTGGTGATGGACACCAGCTACGACCGGACGGATTTGGAGTCCGAGACGCTGCAGCGCGCCGCGAAGGTCCTGCGGTTCTCGGTGATCGACACCGGCATCGGGATCCCGAGGAACAAGCAGAAGATCATCTTCGAGGCGTTCCAGCAGGCCGACGGAACCACGAGCCGCAAGTACGGCGGAACCGGGCTCGGGCTCTCCATTTCGCGCGAGATCACCCGCCTGCTCGGCGGCGAGATCCACGTGCGGAGCGAGCCGGCCGAGGGCAGCACCTTCACCCTCTACCTGCCCGACACGTACGTCGCCGCCGAGGCGGAGGTCGAGTCCGACACCGTCGTGCGCACCCGCGCCCGCATCGCCGAAACGGAGCCGGCTGAAGAAGGCGTCGAGGCGCCGCCGCCGCGGAAGTCCGAGAGTCCGAAGCCAGCCAATTTCCTTACCGAGCTGGCGTCCGGCGTCGCCGACGAGATGGTCTCGCGTCCAATTGAGGACGATCGCGAGCACCTGCGCGAAGGCGACCGCGTGTTGCTGATCGTCGAGGACGATCTCAAGTTCGCGCGGATCATGGTGGGGATGGCACGCGAGAAGGGCTTCAAGGCAGTGGTGGCCACCCGCGGCGATACCGGGCTCGCGCTGGCCAACGAGCTGCAGCCCGTCGCCATCACCCTCGACATCCAGCTTCCGGTGGTCGACGGCTGGAGCGTCCTGGACCGCCTGAAGCGGAACCCGCGCACGCGGCATATCCCCGTGCACGTCATCTCCATCGTCGAGAAGAGCAGGAAGGGCGCAGCGATGGGCGCGTTCGCCTATCTCGAAAAGCCGGTGAGCAAGGAGGCGTTGGAGGGCGCCTTCGACCACATCGCGGGCTTCGTGAACAAGAAGGTGAAGAAGCTGCTGGTGGTCGAGGACGACGTCGTCCAACAGCGCAGCATCGCCGACCTGCTGCGGGGCGAGGACGTCGAGGTCGTCGCGGTGACCAGCGGCAAGGAGGCCCTGGAGCAACTGGAAGGCGGCGGGTTCGACTCGCTGGTCCTCGACCTGCTGCTCCCCGACGAGGACGGCTCGCGTCTCCTCGAGGACATCAAGACCAATCCGAAGTTCCAGGACATCCCGGTCGTGGTCTACACCGGCAAGGACCTCTCACAGAAAGAGGAAGCGCGACTGAAGCGGTACGCCGAGTCGGTGATCCTCAAGAGCGGCTCGAGCTCACCGGAAAAACTGCTCAGCGACACCGCTCTCTTCCTCCATCGTGTCGAGGAGAAGTTGCCGGAGAAGGCCCGGGAGCTGCTGCGCAGCCAGCGCGAGGAGGGCGAGAGCGTGGCGGGCAAGAAGGTGTTGATCGTCGACGACGACGTGCGCAACATCTTCGCCCTCACCAGCGTGCTGGAGAGCCACGGGATCGACGCGGTCTACGCGGAGAACGGCAAGGACGCCATTTCCGCGCTGGAGCGCAATCCCGACGTCGACGTGGTGCTGATGGACGTGATGATGCCCGAGATGGACGGTTACCAGACGATGCGCGCGATTCGCAGCGACCCCGCGCACAAGGCGCTGCCCATCATCGCCATCACCGCCAAGGCGCTGAAGGAGGATCGGGAGAAGTGCATCCAGGCAGGAGCGTCGGATTACCTGCCCAAACCCGTGGAGAACGACAAGCTGCTGGAGCTGATCCGTCTCTGGGCACGCGCATGAAGAGGAAAGTCATCAGCCTGCCGCCACCGCCGGTGAAAATCGGAGGTGGCCGGCACCCCATCGAGGCGGATGCGCCCGCGGCGCGCATCCTGATGGTCGACGACCATCCGCCGAATCTGATGGCGCTCGATGCGATCCTCGATCCGCTGGGTCAGGAGCTTCTCCACGCGCATTCCGGCGAGGAGGCCTTGCGGCAGCTGCTGGAGACCGACTTCGCGCTCATCCTGATGGACGTGCAGATGCCGGGGCTCGACGGCATCCAGACCGCCAAGATGATCAAGGAGCGCCCGCGCAACCGGCACATCCCCATCATCTTCCTCACCGCCATCCACAAGGACCCGGCGTACATCTTCCG from the Deltaproteobacteria bacterium genome contains:
- a CDS encoding response regulator — its product is DQLRSFASEVTRVAKQVGTEGKLGAQAEVPGVAGTWKDLTDNVNVLAGNLTQQVRNIAKVTTAVANGDLSQKISVEARGEILELKDTINTMVDQLRSFASEVTRVAREVGTDGKLGGQADVRGVSGVWKDLTDNVNFMAANLTSQVRNIAKVTTAVANGDLSQKITVDVKGEVLELKATINTMVDQLNAFAAEVTRVAREVGTEGKLGGQAEVPGVAGVWKALTDNVNFMARNLTAQVRGISKVVTAVANGDLSQKLTVDAKGEVAALAETINAMTDTLSTFGVQVSGVAREVGIEGQLGGQAKVPNATGTWRQLTDNVNQLAASLTTQIRAISEVATAVTKGDLTRAITVGAEGEVAKLKDNINQMIVNLRETTQKNQEQDWLKTNLAKFSSMMQGQKNLDTVSRLIMSQLTPLVSAHHGAFFMVDQDGAAPVLKLVATYAYKERKSVANRFRVGEGLVGQCALEKKPILLTRVPADYIQISSGLGEAPPLNIIVLPVLFEGEVKAVIELASFNPFGAIHQIFLDQLTESIGVVLNMIGANMRTEELLQQSQGLTQELQTQSKELTIQQEELKRSNSALGKQALELEEKAKQLEEQNANIEVKNREVELARASLEEKAEQLSLISKYKSEFLANMSHELRTPLNSLLILAKLLADNKDANLSEKQVEYAKTIYASGGDLLTLINEILDLSKVEAGKMQIEPRDIALTDLRDYFERTFRPVAEQKGLRFEVEIAAGIPTSIRTDPQRLQQVLKNLLANAFKFTDQGKVRLVMDTSYDRTDLESETLQRAAKVLRFSVIDTGIGIPRNKQKIIFEAFQQADGTTSRKYGGTGLGLSISREITRLLGGEIHVRSEPAEGSTFTLYLPDTYVAAEAEVESDTVVRTRARIAETEPAEEGVEAPPPRKSESPKPANFLTELASGVADEMVSRPIEDDREHLREGDRVLLIVEDDLKFARIMVGMAREKGFKAVVATRGDTGLALANELQPVAITLDIQLPVVDGWSVLDRLKRNPRTRHIPVHVISIVEKSRKGAAMGAFAYLEKPVSKEALEGAFDHIAGFVNKKVKKLLVVEDDVVQQRSIADLLRGEDVEVVAVTSGKEALEQLEGGGFDSLVLDLLLPDEDGSRLLEDIKTNPKFQDIPVVVYTGKDLSQKEEARLKRYAESVILKSGSSSPEKLLSDTALFLHRVEEKLPEKARELLRSQREEGESVAGKKVLIVDDDVRNIFALTSVLESHGIDAVYAENGKDAISALERNPDVDVVLMDVMMPEMDGYQTMRAIRSDPAHKALPIIAITAKALKEDREKCIQAGASDYLPKPVENDKLLELIRLWARA